DNA sequence from the Gallaecimonas pentaromativorans genome:
CAACGGTTTCGATGTCCACGCCACCTTCGGTAGAAGCCATGAACACCACGCGACGGCTGGCGCGGTCCAGAACGGCACCCAGGTACAGTTCTTTGGCGATGTCGGTGCAGGATTCAACCAGGATCTTGTTGATCGGCTGACCTTTCTCGTCAGTCTGGTAAGTCACCAGGTTTTTGCCCAGCCAGTGCTCGGCAAATTCGCGCACTTTCTCTTTAGAGTCGACGACCTTTACGCCGCCCGCTTTACCGCGGCCACCAGCGTGTACCTGACATTTTACGACCCACTCGGAGCCGCCGATGGAGGAGGCAGCTTCTACAGCAGCCTGAGGGTTGTCAACCGCGAAGCCTTCGGATACGGGCAGACCGTACTCGGCGAGCAGTTGCTTAGCCTGATACTCGTGCAAGTTCATTATGCTCAGTCTCTTTGCGTGTTTGTGGCAGCTAGGGGCTACCATCCCAAAAAAGGCCTTGCGGCCTTTCGTCCAGATTTAGGGGGGCCTTGGCCCCCCTTTGCCTGAAAGCTTAAACGTCCAGCAGAAGACGCGTCGGATCTTCCAGCATGTCCTTGATGGTGACCAAGAAGCCTACGGACTCACGGCCATCGACAATGCGGTGGTCATAAGACAGGGCCAGGTACATCATCGGCAGGATCTCGACCTGACCATTCACCGCCATGGGCCTGTCCTTGATGGCGTGCATGCCAAGGATAGCGCTCTGGGGCGGGTTAATGATGGGGGTAGACATCAGAGAACCGAATACACCGCCGTTGGTAATGGTGAAGTTACCGCCGGTCATGTCTTCGATGGACAGCTTGCCGTCACGGGCCTTGATGGCCAAGTCGCGGATGGCTTTTTCGATGTCAGCCAGACCCATCTGGTCGGCGTCGCGCAGCACAGGGGTAACCAGGCCTTTGGGCGTGGATACAGCAATGCTGACGTCGAAGTAGTTGTGGTAAACGATGTCGTCGCCGTCGATGGAGGCATTGACATCGGGGAAACGTTTGAGCGCTTCAACAACCGCCTTCACGTAGAAGGACATGAAACCCAGCTTGATGCCGTGTTTCTTCTCAAAGATCTCTTGATACTGCTTACGCAGGCTCATGATCGGTTTCATGTTGACTTCGTTAAAGGTCGTCAGCATGGCGGTGTTGTTTTTGGCGTCCAGCAGGCGCTTGGCAATGGTTTTGCGCAGGCGGGTCATGGGCACGCGCTTCTCGGAGCGCTCGCTCATGGCTGGGGCAGCAGCGGCCGGGGCGGCTTTGGCAGCACCGTTTTTGATGTAGTTGTCTACATCTTCTTTAGTGATACGGCCACCAACGCCAGTGCCTTTGATGCCGTCCGGGCTCAGGCCTTTTTCAGCCAGGGCGCGGCGCACGGAGGGGCTCAGCACGTCAGAGGTTTCGTCGCTGCTAGCAGCAGCGGCAGGCGCAGCGGCTTCGGCCTTGGGCGCGTCGGCAGCGGCAGCCGGAGCAGCAGCAGGGGCAGCGCCCGCTTTCAGGATGGCAATCACTTGCTCGGCGGTGACGGTGGCACCTTCTTCGAACAGGATCTCACCCAGCACGCCGTCTTCAGGAGCGGGTACTTCCAAAACCACTTTGTCGGTTTCGATATCAACCAGGTTCTCGTCACGGGAGACCGCTTCACCGGGTTTCTTGTGCCAAGTGGCGATGGTGGCGTCCGCCACAGATTCCGGCAGGACGGGTACCTTGATTTCGATGCTCATTCTATTGTTCCTTTTGCCTTAATCTTTTACTTCGAGGTTGAGTGCATCGGCGACCAGCGCCTGCTGCTGCTTGGCGTGCACCGAGGCATAACCCACGGCCGGTGCGGCGGACGCTTTGCGACCGGCATAGCCAAGGTTGGCACCTTTGGGCAGGGCCTCACGGATGTCGTGCTGGATGAAGTACCAGGCGCCCTGGTTCTTCGGCTCTTCCTGGCACCAGGCAAATTCAGTGACATGGCTGTACTGGGCCAGCACCTTCTGCACTTCCTCGGCCGGGAACGGATAGAGTTGCTCGATACGCACGATGGCGATGTCCGAAATCTCGTTCTTGCGGCGCGCATCCAGCAGATCGTAATAAACCTTGCCGGCGCAGAACACCACTTTCTTCACTTTTTTCGGATCCAGGGCGTCTACTTCGTTGATGACGTTCTGGAAGCCTTCGGTCGCCAGCTCATCCAGGCTGCTAACGGCCAGCGGGTGGCGCAGCAGGGACTTGGGTGACATCACGATCAGCGGGCGACGAACCGGACGCACTACCTGGCGGCGCAGCATGTGGAACACCTGGGCCGGAGTAGAGGGTACGCAAACCTGCATGTTGTTGTCGGCGCACAGCTGCAAGAAACGCTCAAGGCGGGCACTGGAGTGCTCAGGGCCTTGGCCTTCGTAGCCGTGGGGCAGCAGCATGGTCAGGCCGCACAGACGGCCCCATTTCTGCTCGCCGGAGCTCAGGAACTGGTCGATAACCACCTGGGCACCGTTGACGAAGTCACCGAACTGGGCTTCCCAAATGAACAAGCCGCGTGGCTCGGCAGAGCTGTAGCCGTATTCAAAAGCCAGTACCGCTTCTTCAGACAATACCGAGTCGTAGATATCCAGCTTGCCTTGGTCCTGCTTGAGGTTGGCCAGCGGCAGGTACTCGGAAGCGTCGGTCTGGTTGTGCAGCACAGCATGGCGGTGGAAGAAGGTGCCACGGCCTACGTCCTGGCCGGTGATGCGGACATGGTAGCCCTCATCCAAAAGGCCAGCATAAGCCAGAGTTTCACCCATACCCCAGTCCAGGGCTTTCTCGCCTTTGGCCATCAGCAGGCGATCTTCATAGATCTTGCCAACCTGGCGCTGCAGTTTCACGTCGTCAGGGATGGTGGCGAGGGTCGTACCCAGCTCAGCCAGCTTCTCGGTTTTGATACCGGAGTTGTAGGCGGCGTCGAACTCTTTATTGAGGTAGGGGTTCCAGTCGGAGCTGTGCTCGCTCATGGGACGCCATTCCTCAACCACACACTCGCCTTTGTCCAGTTGGTCACGATAACCGTCGGACAAGGCCTTGGCTTCGTCGGCAGAGACGCTGCCCTCACTGGCCAGACGGTCGGCGTAGATGGCGCGCGGCGTCGGGTGGCTCTTGATTTTCTGGTACATCAGCGGCTGAGTCGCATTGGGCTCGTCCGCTTCGTTGTGGCCATGGCGGCGGTAGCACACCAGGTCAATTACCACGTCACGCTTGAAGGTGTTGCGATAATCCAGAGCCAGCTGCGACACGAATACCACCGCTTCCGGATCGTCACCGTTCACGTGGAAGATGGGCGCCTGTACCATCTTGGCGATGTCGGTACAGTACTGGGTGGAACGGGCATCTTCGCGCTTGGAGGTGGTGAAACCCACTTGGTTGTTGATGACAATACGGATAGTACCGCCCACACCGTAAGCGCGGGTTTGAGACATGTTGAAGGTCTCGGCAACCACACCTTGGCCGGCGATGGCCGCGTCACCGTGCACGGTGATCGGCAGCACTTTGGAGCCGTCTTTGTCGCCACGGCGGTCCATACGGGCACGAACGGAGCCCATCACTACCGGGTTAACGATTTCCAGGTGCGAGGGGTTGAAGGCCAGTGCCAGGTGCATATTGCCGCCCGGGGTGGCGAAGTCGGAGCTGAAGCCCATGTGGTACTTCACGTCACCGCTACCCAGGGTGTCCTTGTGCTTACCGGCAAACTCGTCAAAGAGATCCTGGGGCTTTTTACCCAGCACGTTGACCAGCATGTTCAGGCGGCCACGGTGGGCCATGCCGATCACGGTTTCTTTGACGCCCTGCTCGCCAGCGCGGCGGATGATTTCCTTGACCATGGGTACCAGGGCATCACCACCTTCCAAGGAAAAGCGCTTGGCACCGGGGAACTTGGCACCCAGGTATTTTTCCAGGCCTTCGGCAGCGGTCAGGCTGTTCAGAATCCGGGTTTTGTCTTCTTTACTGAAGCTGCCTTTACCGGCCACCGCTTCCAGGCGGGATTGGATCCAGCGCTTTTCTTCGGTGTTGACAATGTGCATGTACTCGGCACCGATGGGGCCGCAGTAGGTTTTCTTCAGCAGGTCAGCCAGCGCGCCCAGCTTCATGGTGTCATCTTTGACCGCCAGTGAGCCGACGTGGAACGTCTTGTCGTTATCACTGCTGTCAAGGCTGTGGAAAGCCGGGTCCAGTTCAGCAACACGCTCTTGCTGCCACAGGCCCAGAGGGTCGAGGTTGGCGTGTTGGTGACCACGGAAACGATAGGCGTTGATGAGTTGCAGGACTTTAACCTGCTTGGCGTCTACGCCGTCGCCGGAGGCGCTGACAAAACGTCGGGGTTGCGATGCCATGACCCGGAATTGCTCGCGGATTTGGCTGAAATTGGCTTCAGGAAAGCCTTCTTTGACCTTGGGAAGCTTGTCGAACTCGGCTTTCCATTCTGAGGGTACAGAACTTGGGTCTTCCAGGTAGCTCTCGTAGAGCTCCTCGATGTAGCTGGCATTACCGCCCGCAAAGGGAGACGATTCCAGCCACGCCTGCATTGTGCCTTCGTGCATAGTGATCCCTTGAACCTCGCGTTTTCTCGCAGTTGGGATTGGCCTGGTTTAAACGGCTGCTGTTACCACAGCCACCTTCTTTCTTTTTCAAAAAAATAGCCACCCCTCAAACAGAGGCGTGGCTATTTAGCTAGCGCTCGGTCCCCAGTCCAGGCTGAGGAAGCACGAGACTAAACAGCCCGCTTAAGCAGCATGGACTTGATGTGGCCGATAGCCTTGGTGGGGTTCAACCCTTTAGGACACACGTTCACACAGTTCATGATGCCATGGCAGCGGAATACGCTGAATGGGTCTTCCAGACCGGCCAAACGTTCCTCGGTGGCGGTGTCACGGCTGTCAGCCAGCCAGCGGTAAGCGGCAAGCAGACCGGCAGGGCCGATGAACTTGTCAGGGTTCCACCAGAAAGAAGGGCAGGAAGTGGAGCAGCAGGCGCAGAGAATGCACTCGTACATGCCGTCAAGCTTGGCGCGTTCTTCAGGAGACTGGAGGAACTCGCGAGCCGGCGGTTGCTTGCTGTCGTTGAGCAGGTAAGGTTTGACCTTTTCCCACTGGGTATAGAACTGGCCCATGTCCACGACCAAGTCGCGGATAACCGGCAGGCCAGGCAGCGGACGGATCACCACGTGCTTGCCAAGGGCAGACAGCGGAGTGATACAGGCCAAGCCGTTCTTACCGTTCATGTTCATGCCGTCGGAGCCACAAACCCCTTCACGGCAGGAACGGCGTAGGGACAGGGTCGGGTCCTGTTCCTTCAGACGAATAAGCGCATCCAGCACCATCAGGTCGGAACCGTCCGGCACGTCCAGGCTGTAGTCCTGCATGTGCGGCTTAGCGTCGACGTCCGGGTTGTAGCGGTAAACAGAAAATGTAACTTTCATCCCGTACTCCTTAGTAGGTCCGCGCCTTGGGCTTGAACTTCACCAGCTCTTCATCAGTCAGCAGGGTCGGCGCGCGGTTTACTTCGCGGCGGCTCATCTCACTGGTGATCGGGTCGAACAAGCTGTGGCACAGCCACTCTTCGTCGTTACGATCCGGGAAGTCAAAGCGGGTGTGGGCGCCACGGGATTCGGTACGGAAGTTGGCAGCCAGGGCGGTCGCGAAAGCGGTTTCCACCAGGTTGTCCAGTTCCAGACACTCGATACGCTGCGTGTTGAATTCCTTGGAGGTGTCGTCCAGACGGGCGTTTTTGACACGCTCGCGGATTTTCTTGAGTTCCTCCAGGCCTTCGGCCATGGCTTCGCCTTCACGGAACACAGAGAAACTACGCTGCATGCAGTTTTGCAGATCTTTTTTGATCTGAACCGGGTCTTCGCCAGTCTTATTGCTTTCCCAGCGGTTGTAACGCACCAGGGCATTTTCGATGTCTTCATCGGTAACGCTAGGCGCTGGCAGTTCGTCCAGAGCCTTGCCCAGATGCAGACCGGCCGCACGGCCGAAGACCACCAGGTCAAGCAGGGAGTTACCGCCCAGACGGTTGGCACCGTGTACGGATACACAGGCAATCTCACCTACCGCAAACAGGCCGACAACCGGCTCGTCCTTGCCATCGACCTGCTTGATAGCCTGGCCGTGCACGTTGGTAGGAATACCGCCCATCATGTAGTGACAGGTAGGGATAACGGGGATCGGCTCTTTAACCGGGTCCACGTGGGCAAAGGTGCGGGACAGCTCCAGAATGCCGGGCAGACGGCTTTCCAGCACTTCCTTACCCAGGTGATCGAGCTTGAGCTTACAGTGAGGACCCATGTGGGGGTCGTCAAAGCCGCGGCCTTCGCGGATTTCGATCATCATGGAACGGGCCACCACGTCACGGGACGCAAGGTCCTTGGCGTTGGGAGCGTAACGCTCCATGAAGCGCTCACCGTCTTTATTGAGCAGATAACCACCCTCGCCGCGGCAACCTTCGGTTACCAGCACGCCGGCACCGGCGATACCGGTGGGGTGGAATTGCCACATTTCCATGTCCTGCAGGGGAATGCCTGCACGGCTGGCCATACCAACGCCGTCACCGGTATTGATGTGGGCATTGGTGGTGGACTGGAAGATACGACCGGCACCGCCGGTAGCCAGTACCACAGCCTTGGACTTGAAGTACACCACTTCACCGGTTTCGATGTCGATGGCGGTACAGCCAACGATGTGGCCTTCGCTGTTCTTTACCAGATCCAGCGCGTACCACTCGGAGAACACGGTGGTGTTGTTCTTCACGTTCTGCTGATACAGGGTGTGCAGCAGGGCGTGGCCGGTACGGTCAGCGGCAGCAGCGGTACGAGCGCCCTGCTCGCCACCAAAGTTTTTAGACTGGCCGCCAAAGGGACGCTGGTAGATTTTGCCGTTCTCCAGACGGGAGAAAGGCAGGCCCATGTGCTCGAGTTCGAGGATGGCTTCAGGGCCGACATTACACATGTACTCGATGGCGTCTTGGTCACCGATGTAATCGGAACCTTTGACGGTGTCATACATGTGCCATTTCCAGTTGTCATCATGGGTGTTGCCCAGGGCCACAGTGATACCGCCCTGAGCGGAAACAGTGTGGGAACGGGTCGGAAACACCTTAGACAGCAGAGCGCAGCTCTTGCCTTCTTTGGAAATTTGCAGCGCAGCGCGCATACCGGCACCGCCGGCACCTACTACGACTGCATCAAATTCATAAGTTGGAATAGTCACTTACACACCCCACAGAATCACAAAGCCGCTGATCACATAGGCAAAGGCAATGATGTTCAGTACGAACTGCAGCACGATGCGAAGGCCAGTCGGTTTGACATAGTCGGTCAGAACCTGCCACAGGCCAATCCAGGCGTGTGCCAACAGGCTGATCAGGGTCAGAAGAGTGAATACTTTAACGCCCAGATTGCTGAAAAAAGCAGTCCAGGTGGCGTAGGTCAAGTCGGGGGTAATAACCAGAAAGCCAACCAGGAACAACACGTAAAGTGTCATTACTACGGCGGAGGCTCGCACCAGTACGTAGTCATGAACGCCGGTGCGGCCAAGGGTGCCTGCATTAGTTACCATAGCCACACTCCTGCGAGAACGGAAAGGATCACGGTGATGATAAAGGCGGCGGAAGCGGAGGCTTTACCGCTGGGAAGTTCTTCCCAATAACCCATATCCATGATCAAGTGACGGATACCGCCTACCAAATGGTATGCCAGAGCGGTCAGGATGCCCCAAACGATGAACTTGGCAAAAAAGCCACTCATCATGCTTTGCACGGCAGCAAAGCCGGCTTCAGACGACAGGGACTTGGCCAGCATCCACATCAGGATGGCTACGGCAAAGAACATGATAACGCCAGAAACGCGGTGGAGGATTGACGCAATAGCAGTAATTGGAAAGCGGATGGTCTGCAATTCTAAATTGACAGGTCTTTGCTTTTTCACGATGTCTGCCCACTCGGCTCTTAAGAGCCTTTGTTGTTGTATCACCAGCTAAACCGGATGGAGGTGCCCCTGGGCTTCGCTGGTCATGTCCCAAAAGAAGGAACATGCAACTGGGTGACTGATAAGAAGTCAGACAGCATTCGGCAAAGCCGGCAAGGCCAACCCGGGGCCAAGTATAATGAGCCAAGATGCCAATTTCAACGACTTGAGCTCGATCACAAATTACCTTGCGTTCTACTGTTTATCAGTGTCTTGAAAGCAACAGTAAGGATGCAATTGTGCCTTTCAGAAAGTGCAAATATGACCCATTAAATAAAGGTGCCATTTAGGGTAATTCGACAAATCCCAGATTTGTCTTAAATTGACAAATCGGACCATTTGCGATTAAAAAGGGCGGCTGTTTGCGACCGCAACATCGACGAATTCACGACCAAAGGAGACATGTTGTATGGCGGAAAATATTGCCAAACTTATGGTGGAAGGCAAGGAAGCTATTGAATTGCCTATCCTTTCTGGCACCGCCGGCCAGGACGTAATCGACGTCCGAACTTTGGGCAAACACGGTCTTTTCACTTTTGACCCTGGCTTCCTGGCCACTGCATCCTGCGAATCTGCCATTACCTTTATCGACGGCGGTAAAGGGGTTTTGCTGCACCGCGGCTACCCCATCGACCAATTGGCCGAAAAGGCAGAATACCTGGAAGTGTGCTACATCCTGCTCTACGGCGAAGCCCCCAATAAAGAGCAGTTTGATGAGTTCCGTAACATCGTAAAAACCCACACCATGCTCAATGAGCAGCTGCGCGCTTTCTTCCAGGGCTTCCGTCCTGACGCGCATCCCATGGCTGTCATGTGTGGTGTAGTCGGCGCCCTGTCTGCGTTCTATCACGACTCTTTGGACATCAGCAATCCTCGCCATCGCGAAGTAGCGGCCTTCCGCTTGCTGTCCAAAATGCCGACCATCGCTGCCATGTGCTACAAGCACAGCATCGGCCAGCCTTACATCTACCCGCGTAACGAACTGTCTTATGCAGAAAACTTCCTGCACATGATGTTCGCCACCCCGTGTGAAGACTACAAGGTGAACCCGATCCTGGCCGACGCCATGGATAAGATCTTCATCCTCCACGCCGACCACGAGCAGAATGCTTCTACTTCTACCGTGCGTCTGGCCGGCTCCTCCGGTGCCAACCCCTTCGCCTGTATCGCAGCCGGTATCGCCTCCCTGTGGGGCCCTGCCCACGGCGGCGCCAACGAAGCCTGCCTGCGCATGCTCGAAGAGATTGGTTCTGTTGACCGTATCCCCGAGTTCGTGGCTCGTGCCAAGGACAAGGACGATCCGTTCCGCCTGATGGGCTTTGGTCACCGCGTCTACAAAAACTTTGACCCCCGCGCCAAAGTGATGCGTGAAACCTGCCACCAGGTGCTCAAGGAGCTGAACATCCAGGATCCGCTGCTGGATGTGGCCATGGAACTGGAGCGCATTGCCCTGTCTGATGAATACTTCGTTGAGAAGAAGCTCTACCCCAACGTGGACTTCTACTCCGGTATCATCCTCAAGGCTATCGGTATCCCCACTTCCATGTTCACCGTGATCTTCGCCATGTCCCGTACCATCGGCTGGATCGCCCACTGGAACGAAATGCACTCTGACCCGACTGCCAAAATTGGCCGTCCCCGTCAGCTGTATGTAGGCCAGACTCTGCGCGACTTTGCTTCCAAGAAGTAAAGTTGTCCGGAATCAAAAAGAGCGGCTTAGCCGCTCTTTTTTTTCGTTAAAACGTTAGTTTCACGCCGCAAACCGTACGTTATAACGGTTCTATCTCTCCGCTTAAAAGCGCATGCTGATAAAGCTGCCCCTGTCACACCCGTCTCGAAAGAGCACTTTTCATCCCACCAGGGCAGCCCTGATAACAACATCGTTCAGGAAGCTGAGAGTATCGACATGCATTTTGCCAAACATCTCTTGATCACCTGCCTGGCCGCCGCGCCTATGGCATCGGTCGTGGCCGCGACCGACCATGAACCCCAGCAACAATCCCAAACCGCCGAACCCAAGGAAGACGCGGTTACCACCAGCCACGAAGTGCGCCTGCACGGCGACAGCATCGATTACAAGGCAACTGCCGGTAACCTGCTGATCCGTAAAGACGACGGTACCGCCGACGCATCGGTGTTCTACGTTGCCTACACCGTCAAAAGCGACAAGCCACGGCCGGTTACCTTCCTTTATAACGGTGGTCCAGGCTCGTCTTCCATCTGGCTGCACATGGGCTCGGTTGGCCCGGTGATGGTGCAAACCGCCGACGGTAAACCTACGGCGCCGCCGCCTTACAAAGTAACGGCCAACCCCAACAGCATCTTGGATAAATCCGATCTGGTGTTTATCGACGCCATGGGCACCGGTTTTTCCCACGGTATTACCCCTAAAGACGACAAGGCCGACAAAGGCGGCAAGAAGGAAGACCCTTCCAAGCCGTTCTGGGGTGTAGACCAGGACGTTGACGCCTTTGCCCGCTTTATCGAGCGTTATGTCACCGTCAACAAGCGCTGGAACGACCCCAAATTCCTGATGGGCGAGTCCTACGGCACTACCCGCTCCGCAGCCCTGGTTAACCGCCTGCAAGAAGACGGCGTGACCATGAACGGCGTGGTGCTGGTATCGAGCATCCTCAACTACGGCGCCGAAATGCCTGGCCTGGACCGCGAATACATCAACAACCTGCCCACCTACGCCGCTATCGCCTGGTACCACAATAAGCTGACCAACAAACCGGCCGAGCTGGCGCCTTTCCTTAAAGAAGTGCGCGACTTTGCCAGCGGCGAGTACGCCCATGCTCTGGCTCAGGGCCAGAACATCTCTGAAAGCGAGGCCGATGCCGTCGCCCAGAAGCTGCACCAGTACACCGGTCTTTCCGTGCAGTACATCAAAGAGGCCAACCTGCAGGTTGACCCCAGCCGCTTCCGTAAAGAGCTGATGCGTGACGAGCGCCTGACCGTGGGCCGCTACGATGGCCGCTTCATGGGTATCGATGAAGACGCCGCCGGCGAAACCCCGGACACCGACGCTTCCGACACCGCCGTTACCGGCGCCTTTGTGGCCGCCTTTAACAGCTACCTGGCCAACGACCTCAAATTCGAGAGCAAGGTGCCCTATAAGCTGTTCGCCATGGACGCCATCCGCACTTGGGATTGGAAACACGCCGTGCCCGGCAGCCACTGGCCAGTGCCCATGCCTTACGTGGTCGCCGATCTCGGTAACGCCATGCGTACCAACCCTTACCTCAAGGTGTTCAGCGCCAACGGTTACTTCGACTTGGCCACGCCGTTTTTCGGCACCGAGTTCGATTTGGCCCATATGGAGCTGCCAAAATCCCTGCAGAAAAACCTGCAGTTTGGCTACTACCCTTCAGGCCACATGATTTACCTCAACCCCACCGCCCACAAAGAACTGGCGGACGACCTGGAAAAATTCTACGACCAGGCCACCCACAAATAAGCAAAGGGACCTTCGGGTCCCTTTTTCATGCTGCCATTGCCAAGCCGCCCCCATTCCCTGCCCTTGCAATAAAACTGACATACCGGTGTCAATTTGATTGCCGACCATGGGCTGCCAACGCGCGTTATTGCCTTTTTATTTCTCTTATCCGATACGCCCGTCCATAAGGAAGATACCGATGTTTCGTTTGACCTCTGTTTCCCTGGCGCTGGCCCTTGGCGCATTCCCTGCTCTGGCCTTGGCCCACCCTCATCACACCCCGGCCGACCACCTTGCCACCCGAACGCCCATCAAACACCTGGTGGTGCTGTACAGCGAAAACGTCTCTTTTGATCACTACTTTGCCACTTACCCAAGGGCCACCAACCCTGACGGCGAACCGGCATTCCATGCCCTGCCCCACACCCCTAAGGTCAACAACCTGGTCAGTGCCGGGCTGCTTAGCAACAACCCCAATGCCACCAACAGCGCCAACGGCAGCGATGCGGCCAATCCCTTTCGCCTAGACCGCACCCAGGCCAACACTGCCGACCAAAACCACGCCTACAGCGCTGAGCAGCAGGCCTATGACGGCGGCAAGGCCGATCTTTTCCCCAAATATACCGGCCGCGGCTCTGCCGGTAACGTGGGCGCCTTTGGCACCAAGGGCCAGGTCATGGGGTACTTTGACGGCAACACCGTTACCGCGCTGTGGCACTACGCGCAGCGTTTTGCCATGAGCGACAACGCCTACACCGACACCTACGGTCCCTCCACCCCCGGCGCCCTGGAAGCGGTATCAGGCCAGACCAACGGCCTGCAATTGGTGGAATCGTCCAAGCACTCTTACTACGTGGATGACGGCCAGGGCGGCTACACCATGATCAACGACGTCGACCCGGCCACCGATGTCTGCTCCTCGGCCACCGATCAGGCCTGGATGACCGGCAAAAACATCGGCGATCTGCTCAACGGCAAGAACATCAGCTGGGGCAGCTTCATGGGCGGCTTTGACCTTAGCGCCAATAACGCCAACGGCTCCACCGACTGCCAGCGCAGCACCTATTCC
Encoded proteins:
- a CDS encoding S10 family peptidase, which gives rise to MHFAKHLLITCLAAAPMASVVAATDHEPQQQSQTAEPKEDAVTTSHEVRLHGDSIDYKATAGNLLIRKDDGTADASVFYVAYTVKSDKPRPVTFLYNGGPGSSSIWLHMGSVGPVMVQTADGKPTAPPPYKVTANPNSILDKSDLVFIDAMGTGFSHGITPKDDKADKGGKKEDPSKPFWGVDQDVDAFARFIERYVTVNKRWNDPKFLMGESYGTTRSAALVNRLQEDGVTMNGVVLVSSILNYGAEMPGLDREYINNLPTYAAIAWYHNKLTNKPAELAPFLKEVRDFASGEYAHALAQGQNISESEADAVAQKLHQYTGLSVQYIKEANLQVDPSRFRKELMRDERLTVGRYDGRFMGIDEDAAGETPDTDASDTAVTGAFVAAFNSYLANDLKFESKVPYKLFAMDAIRTWDWKHAVPGSHWPVPMPYVVADLGNAMRTNPYLKVFSANGYFDLATPFFGTEFDLAHMELPKSLQKNLQFGYYPSGHMIYLNPTAHKELADDLEKFYDQATHK
- a CDS encoding phospholipase C — protein: MFRLTSVSLALALGAFPALALAHPHHTPADHLATRTPIKHLVVLYSENVSFDHYFATYPRATNPDGEPAFHALPHTPKVNNLVSAGLLSNNPNATNSANGSDAANPFRLDRTQANTADQNHAYSAEQQAYDGGKADLFPKYTGRGSAGNVGAFGTKGQVMGYFDGNTVTALWHYAQRFAMSDNAYTDTYGPSTPGALEAVSGQTNGLQLVESSKHSYYVDDGQGGYTMINDVDPATDVCSSATDQAWMTGKNIGDLLNGKNISWGSFMGGFDLSANNANGSTDCQRSTYSQVVSSSVTDYIPHHAWFQYYQSTANPSHARPSSVSAIGYSTLADGKTAEPANHEYDLTDFFAAVKAGNYPAVSYLKAPAFQDGHAGYSDPLDEQAFITKVVNFLEQQPDWKNTAIIVAWDDSDGWYDHAYQAPTHASYDAADKLGGDGVCGSGDAPNGLAGKPVNGRCGPGTRVPFLVLSPFAKRNYVSHTPISQASIVRFIEDNWLAGQRLGGGSFDASAGSIMDMFDFKHRNEKPLFLDPDLGTPVKGRDQHPHHQA